The Ipomoea triloba cultivar NCNSP0323 chromosome 4, ASM357664v1 DNA segment ctaatatgtatggaagatcacagcttgatacgaacctaatcgagcactgtagcaattgaacttaaatagtatagacggttaagattacgattcagaaccaaaaaaataaaataaaataattgttgaatttagactattttaaattagaaataaaattataaaaataaataaataaataagttttgattggcggttcaaaatcgaaattggaaccgaaccataccgatttatcaaaataagtgtttgatcatttttactatatatgactgtggttaagttccggttcacggttcaacaattatttaattttatttttcggttatgaatcgtaaccaaaACCgttcatactatttcggtatgattgctacagtgtttggttaggtttgaatcgaatcgtgatcatccatacttataagtaataatttgttggagaagaaaaataaatgaaataattatgtttttaagggtaacaatgtcaatttaacatttcagggagaaaaactgccactttaataacacagggggaaaagtgctataagcacataacatagggggaaaaagtgccttattttaagtaattttaaaatgcaattttatgattttaagtaaaatattataattttaaatgtataGTATCTTATTTGGAATGTACAAGTTCAAATTATATGAGTAATCAAACATTTCCAAATTACAAACTTTTTTGAGTCTCAGGCACAATCTAAAAAATGCAAAGATCAATGATTTTATTGTTGTCAATAAATTCAGCTATTCGATTCAAAACCAAAATAAATggattgaccaaaaaaaaatgtagcgtcaattattatatatgatcCCTGGCAAGTATAtctaaaaagttaattgaaagttaaaaaataaaaaacatctaaaaaattaaaagttaaaataataacttttatttttggtctctgactattatatattaatcacatttggtccttaattattaatttttttaattaagttcatgactatgtaatttgtatcacatttggtaaTGTCCAATTTTTGGGCTAACTATTGTCGAACGTGATCCTTCCAGAAGAAGCAAATGCAGTGCTCCTTCCGGAAAGAACACTTCCGGCAATAGTTGGCGGAGAAATTGGACgaaatgaccaaatgtgattcaaattatatagtcatgcacttaattatacaattttaataatcaaGGACTAACGTGATTCATATATTATAGTCAGTGGCCAAAAGGAAAATTTTTCTCAAGTTAAAAATTGAAAGTTGCCCgttttaacataattaattgTTGTTAAAAGTAATCAGTAAAATTAGTTATTGGGTAAATTGGTAAACGTaaaaaggattaaaaaaaaaaaacaaacaaacacacatATAGGTAAATATAAGTATACAAATTGCAATTTAAGgtatcaaaatgaaattatagcaTATTTGTGAGTTCATTCGAGTATAATTATGCAATATAAATGTAACAATTAACATATAAGTCAATTTGCTCACTAATGGcatctttttctaatttttcgaTACACCgtaaataaatatgaaacaaCTATAAGAAATATGATAAGATCATACCAATATAATCCGTCATTTGTACCATCCAATATGCATATTTGTTTTGCCTTAAGTAAACATGCCGTAATTGATAACTCCAATTTCTAACTAACCCCTCAGAGATAACAGTAAGTATTGGCCTGCTTGGTTAATAGGAAAATATTTGATTGGCATAAtattttttcctcaaatttgaggaaaaatagattttaccttgtttggttggtgaaaatttattcaaatggaaaacgtttttttttttcaaaattgagaaaataaattcaattccttATTATCATTtggcattttatttttttacattcgGAGAAAAGTTACAACACATATTATCTTCATATTTCTTTACTATGTAAAGGCCTTTGAGtctttatatatactaattattccCAACAAttctatcaaccaaacaatgaaattgatATTCAAATgcataatttcttcttctttttttccaataaaatttgaattcaattaTTTATCAATTCGTACTCACAAACCAAACAAACTGTAAATATAGATAAAATACCTTATGATTTTTTCAATTGCCATTATTAAATCACTATCAATTCTTACCTCTCTAAAGTTTTTAtttcaactcaaaaaaaaaaaaaaaactatgaaaaACTAgtagacattttttttaatagatatTTAAAGTATAGTTAATATCAGTTTGTTACTCTTCATTGAAATGACAGCTGGgaataaagaaaatttaataaaagcTACATATTTTGCAATATAATTGGGGGAACATGAGAAACCTATGAATTGGGTACGATGAGCCTTGCTTTTGTTAGGTTACCAATTTTCAAATTCGATAAAATTTGAGTTATAGATTATGACAGATCTATGAGTCACGAGGCAGATGAGGGCATCACCGTAAAGTTACGTCATACGTGACACAGCCGCCGAGTTAGATTCGGAGGAAAAGAGGAATCATAAAAATGCAGTGGGGCACACGCGATTTAGCGTGAAGATACGTGCGTGTCTATCCGGTCCACtagttttaactttttaattttcgATGGTCCCATGATGTCCCGTACTCCTGTCGCATCCTCCTTGGCATACAGATAGCTATATGACAGTACATGAATTTTTAAAtcttacattttaaattttatttttaaatatgtaaaacactgataaattaattttttatatgattttaatataaatgCCTATTTCAAGATATTATGCGCgagaataaaaattaagagtaaaaaagtgagaatatatataatatttttttatataaatttccCTAGGAAAGAATAAAAGAAAGTTTGAATCTCGCAGTGGTAACTTTTACTGtagttatttatgaaaacttTGTGTACTAGAGTAATTTTACTTAAATGGTGTTCGTCTcataaaaagtcaataaaaatcaattaatgGGGTTCTTAGTATAAgaatcaattttaaattttttgatctCAAAAAACtctaagaattttatttttttgtgtgtaatttaatatttttaccgTCTAACATAGTGATTAATATCTTCGGGTATGAAAATATAGTGGCTAATTCTATTGATGGCTTTATGTGGTGCACACCGACCGTCGGAGTACAATACCAACGGACGTCGGAGATTCAATGTTTTCGCATGTGGTGTAAAACAGGGGGCGCAATTACTCACCGTGGACTGTGGGAAACATGGTTTCCCAAAACTGGGAGGAATTGGGATGGTTCTCCAATAAGGGAAAAGAGCCTAACTGTTAGGCTTGATTGACTTTTCAACAATGAGAATGAGCCTAAGACTTAGGCTCATTcatagttattaaaaaaaaatcaaaataccaGAAAATACTGaaacatatgttatataataatagaatacTTTAGCAATTggcttgattttttaaattcacatggcaaaaaatttagttttattttagttcaaaaaaaCCATTGAAATGTTGGGatgaataaaacaataaatccaatttatatatctaataaatataaatagttggcgtttaattttatgcaaataatttTTGAAGTGTTGGAGAGTTTGGAAGGGACCACTGCCTTCTTGTTTTGTTGGGGATGGAGACGGTAAAATTGGTTATCCAGagcagttttcttcttcttttgttgaGGAGAGTGGGAGTCGGTATGGGGAGAGTGGGAGACGGCACCGGTTGTGAAAGGGAATATAACTTTGATTTAGTAATTAAGGTTCTGTATAATAAAGAGTAAATACGGTAGGAGGGGAGCATAAATACGGTAGGTGTATTTTACACCTACCGTATttactgttttttatttttaaaaaaaatcaaaaatcgaATGAGCCTAAGGGTAAGGCTCATTCCAGAATGAATGAGCCTAACCCTTAGGCTCTTTTCCTGTTTTTGTCACCCTACCCAGCCCTTCATTATTGGTAGAACCATGTCTCCTATTTTCCTCACCGGCGAATGGACTCTAAAACGGGGAGCCCACCCTCTTTTCTGTTAAGGTGTCACTCTCCTAACACGTGTCATGGGTGCATCCACCCAACGTGCTGATTGGCTAGGCTGCCAAGCATGAAAAATATTTGGGCCAAGGTGGGTGGATAAAGCCTAAAATGGGATTTAGGAAGTCCAAAGTTAATGTAGCTTCTCGTTATGGAATAACAATTGCCACGTTGCTATGTGGACCTGGATCAAAATAATGTTGTTTGGTGTTTAAACTTTAATAGACTCCGTAGTTTTCCGTTTCATATGtttcaacacaaattttaatttattctatatACAGAATCATTATGCTTAATGTACAGAATAGTGTAACATGATGTATAGAAACGCATAACACGAGATACATacacatattttatattttacttattcttagatatgatttatgtaaataatttatatcctataggcacataatttcgtaatacaagacataaattcgtaaaataagatacaagtaatgtttttttttttttcgtaaaatggcaaaattggaatgattgttttatacaaaaaataaaaaataaaaaataaatgtgaagtattacatttatctttATTTCAAAACATTTGCATATAAGAGCATTCACAATAGAAGTGTTtgagaggtttttttttttgggtgatgcgGAGGGGAGAGCAGAGACGACAAGAGAATGTTGGAGAGCTCATGCAAGTGAAGATTTTTTGTTGGTCTCGCCAATAGACATGATTAATGatttttcccctctttttatatttctctctctcccacTTTGTCAAAAacacctaaaaaaaattgaccatTGAAGATgctctaaacatttttattgtaAGAAACATatacttaattaataatatatggtAATGGTCTACCTAacatttttactttaaaaacaTTCATACCATGATGTTGTTATTCTATTTATGTTTGACAAGATTAAGCTTAACATGAGATATGACAATGAGAATGTTGGTAAGATAAAATCATTTAcatccacacacacacataattgCAGAGGAAACAAACATGCCATTTCAGCCTGGTGAATAAATGCCATTCTTGACAAGGATTTGCCTAATTTTTGTCACCAAATTGGTCCATGGGTACGATACTCACATTAAACAGGCTACAACTGTCTATAGCCTCTTTTGAAGACAAATGGTTCTTCTTGTGACATCTTTGAAGGATCTTTAAAATATCTTTCATGGATGGCCTGTTTAAAGGGGAACTCAAAGTACAAGCAAGGCCTAATTTGAAAACGGTGGTTGCCGCCTTCAAATGTTGTGGATCCTTGATCTCCTCATCGAGGGCATCTACAGCTGAGTTTCCTTTTCTTTGGTGTTTGTGTGCCCATTGTGCTAGGTTCATGTCCGCATTTACAGTCACGGCTTCTCTTCCCGTTGTCAATTCCAAGAGCACTACACCATAGCTGTAGACGTCGCTCTTCACATTCACTTTTCTTGTGCTGCCATATTCTACAATCCGATGCTATATCTGTGATTCTAGGAGTATAAAAAAATAGTGGGAATTGAAGTGAGGAAGATATAAAGAACATACCAGGGGCAATGTAACCAAAAGTTCCCACAACAGCAGAAACTGTTTCTGGATCTCCTTGACTCGCCAGCATCTTTGCTAGTCCGAAGTCTGCAATCTTGGCATTGAAGTCGGAGTCCACAAGTATGTTACTGGACTTGATATCTCGATGAACAATGGGTGGATTGCATCCGTGATGCATATAGCAAAGCCCTTGTGCAGCTCCAATAGCAATTTTTAGCCTTGTCTCCCACTGCAAGACTTGAGTAGTTAAGCGTCTCTTCTTTCCATGCAACCATTTATGAACACATTGTTTCTCCATGTATTCATACACAAGAACCTTAGTAGTCTTTCCTCTTACACAACATAACAACTTCACTATGTTGTTGTGCCTGATTCCCCCAAGGATCTTAACCTCTGCTAGGAATTGTTTCTCCATTAATCCCTGCCCTTGCTTTTGTTCATGCCATATACTTTTAACAGCAACTCTCTGGTCTTTCCTGGTTATAACTCTATATACTTTTCCAGACCCTCCATTTCCAATCAAATTTTCATCTTTCAAACCACCCAAAATATCCCATTTATTGAACTCCAACCTTTGAAATGAAATCATACTCCATTCTTCTCCATCACTTTCCACTCTCCTTTCCCCTCCACATCTCAACACCAGCAACAGAATTACTAATCCAATAACTACTGCAATTCCAGCACAAGGTATAATGATGTAATAATTTTTCTCTGATCCACCAGGCTTATaacttgaatttgaacttgaatttGATTCTAGGCCATACTCAGGATGAATGTAGTCAAAAAGGCCAGAGTTATTGGCAAAAAATTCTCTAGAATATGTGTCGAAAAGGTCTGAATGAGGTATCGTTCCAACAAGAAGGTTATTCGACAGATCAATGTACCCGAGTAATGTGAGGCTGGTTAATGTTTGCGGGATTGTGCCATTGAGCCGGTTGTGTGACAGATAAAGAAGTCGAGCATTCTTCAAGCCTCCAAGTTCTTGAGGGATTAGACCAGAGAGATGATTATGCCCCAGATTCAGAACTAAGAGATAGTACAAGGAGCCTAATTCCTTAGGGATATTGCCTTCCAACATATTGTATGAAAGGTCAAGGAAAACCATGGATCCATTGTGGGAAAATGATGGTTGGGAAATAATGTCCTTGTAGACTGTAAATCTGCAGGGTTGCCTAGCTGAAATTCTGTCGAGGCGATCCTCAGTAATCCCCCCGAATTCGAGCAAATTTCCTGTGGTGTGGCACTGCTCACTTGTATCGTTCCAAATGTACAGAAAATGCTTCACAGAAAGCAATGGCAATGCAATATTGCCAGATTGTTTGAACAGATATGGCGGAATAGGCCCGTTCAAGAAATTGGTGTTCAGATCCAACCATAACAAACTGCTGCAATTCCCCAACTCGGCTGGGATGTTCCCCGAGATGGAGTTGTTTCCCAGCTTCAGAATGGCGAGATTAGACAAACGCCCGAATGAAGCTGGAATAGCACCACTCAAGAAATTATTTGACAGCGAAATCCATTTCAGATTAGTGCAGTTGCTGAGGGTTTCAGGGATTGAGCCTGACAAGTCATTGAAATCAAGAATCAGAGTTTCCAAGTACTGCAAGTGCATTAGCTCCCCTGGGATTTCCCCCTCGAGCCGGTTCAACCAAATCATCAAATCCTTGAGCTTCAACAAGGACCCGAGACTAGATGGTATCTTACCATTAAGATAATTAAAGCTAAGATCAAGAGATTCCAATTGGGAACAGTTGCTTAGTCTCTCAGGTATTGGACCAGTAAACAGGTTGTTCTGAAGGTACAACACTTTCAAGGTGTTCTTAGGGTCTTTACACATCCCGGATGGAATCAAACCAGAAATGTTATTAGAACTCAAATCTAAGGTCTCTAAGTTTACCAAGCTAGAAAATGACTGAGATAAGCCAccaacaaaattattgaatGATAAAACCAGTGTCTTCAAGCTAGTCATATTCAGTAAGGTTTCAACAGGCAACTCACCAGAGAATTTATTGTTGGAGAGATCGAGGAAACCGAGGTTGGAGCACGAAGAAAGCGAGGCACCAATATTACCACTAAACTTGTTGGATGATAAATCAAGATGTTTTAAACTAGAGCAGTCTCGAAACGAaggaaaatttccagaaaaaTTGTTGGCAGAAAGGTCCAAATATGACAAAACTTTGAAACTCATCAATTCTGGAATATTATTTCCACTGAGACTGGTGTTCTTCAACACCAGACTCTCCAAGTTTTCAAGACCGAGCAAGTAAGAAGAAACCAGGCCGAAATCTACGCTGAGCATAGTGTTTGTGAGATCTACAGAAGAGACCCTTGATCCCTTGCATGTAACACCAGTGAAACTACAGGGGCTTGTGGAGGATACCCAGTTTTGAAATGGTTTTTGGTTAAAAATCCTATCTTTGAACAATAAAAGTTGCTTTGAGTCCCTGGAAAGCCCATTGAGAGAAGCTAGTGAACATGGAGGAGGAAAGAAGAAGATAAGCAACACAAATGGAAGAAGAAAACCAGTTCGCCATTGCAAAtagaaatggagaaaagaaaCATTGTAGGAAATACTATTGTTCTTAGCCTTCATCTCAATCTTTCAATGATCCTAGTTTTAGACTAAGTAAAATAGGCCTTTTTGTGGTTAAAGACTGAAATTGGCAAGCAGAAAAGGAATATGAAGAGGCAGcattttcaaagtatatattaagCTGAGGATGAAACCAAACATgagttttaatatataatatgatccATGTATTAtactacatatataaattaagatGTAATATCATACTAAAAGAAGCTGACTTGGTCTATTGCTTAATGTGATCAGCAAAGTTGAAGTCAATGATATCTGAATTAATTTTAGGATATCCTAAACAAATCAACTCTGCTAGCAGAtatcaaaacaaaatttcaatttgggtgtaaaatatatatggacCAAGCAGATGAGTATCTTAAAAAACAAACATGCAGGCAATCCTTAGTCCTTTACATCATATCTGAACAAAACCCTTCAGAGACAACAACTCAAGATCAAGAAAATCACTGGGGGGCAGCGTAAAAAATATGTTGTGCCCTGAAATATTGTTGTACTTAAAAATGGTAGCTCTAATTTGAAGGATAATAAGTGCTGCGAGTCACTAAAGAGCCCATTGACAGGTACCTTGTGCttagatgacatgtagtgactctcccatatagGAGGTTATGAGATCAAGCCCCAGTGAAGGCGttgttaactctttgtgctacaacaagttgaaaaagtatgtatgaacagatactacaatgtaataaagtcagtagaactaaaaaaaaaaaagtgctgcGAATCCCTGAAGAGCCCATTGCAGGGAGCTGGTGAAgatggaagaagaaaaatgtaGATTGAGTGCAGTTGGAAATAGAGATGAAAGCATTATATTGTAGGAAAAAGTAGTCATCTTTGATGTTGCATGCCCATTGTGCCAGGCTAATGTCCTCATTTGGAGTCACAGCTTCTCTCTAATTGCCAATTCTAAGAGCACTACATCAAAGTTGTGATACCTGTTCTTTGCCTTTACCCATTTTGATGAATTCCATTTCCAAAGGTTAGATTATCAATTTGATAATGCCATTCATCTATTATTTACTTCTATTTTCTAATTTCtctatcttttttattttctat contains these protein-coding regions:
- the LOC116017164 gene encoding systemin receptor SR160-like, encoding MLSVDFGLVSSYLLGLENLESLVLKNTSLSGNNIPELMSFKVLSYLDLSANNFSGNFPSFRDCSSLKHLDLSSNKFSGNIGASLSSCSNLGFLDLSNNKFSGELPVETLLNMTSLKTLVLSFNNFVGGLSQSFSSLVNLETLDLSSNNISGLIPSGMCKDPKNTLKVLYLQNNLFTGPIPERLSNCSQLESLDLSFNYLNGKIPSSLGSLLKLKDLMIWLNRLEGEIPGELMHLQYLETLILDFNDLSGSIPETLSNCTNLKWISLSNNFLSGAIPASFGRLSNLAILKLGNNSISGNIPAELGNCSSLLWLDLNTNFLNGPIPPYLFKQSGNIALPLLSVKHFLYIWNDTSEQCHTTGNLLEFGGITEDRLDRISARQPCRFTVYKDIISQPSFSHNGSMVFLDLSYNMLEGNIPKELGSLYYLLVLNLGHNHLSGLIPQELGGLKNARLLYLSHNRLNGTIPQTLTSLTLLGYIDLSNNLLVGTIPHSDLFDTYSREFFANNSGLFDYIHPEYGLESNSSSNSSYKPGGSEKNYYIIIPCAGIAVVIGLVILLLVLRCGGERRVESDGEEWSMISFQRLEFNKWDILGGLKDENLIGNGGSGKVYRVITRKDQRVAVKSIWHEQKQGQGLMEKQFLAEVKILGGIRHNNIVKLLCCVRGKTTKVLVYEYMEKQCVHKWLHGKKRRLTTQVLQWETRLKIAIGAAQGLCYMHHGCNPPIVHRDIKSSNILVDSDFNAKIADFGLAKMLASQGDPETVSAVVGTFGYIAPEYGSTRKVNVKSDVYSYGVVLLELTTGREAVTVNADMNLAQWAHKHQRKGNSAVDALDEEIKDPQHLKAATTVFKLGLACTLSSPLNRPSMKDILKILQRCHKKNHLSSKEAIDSCSLFNVSIVPMDQFGDKN